One part of the Vanessa tameamea isolate UH-Manoa-2023 chromosome 8, ilVanTame1 primary haplotype, whole genome shotgun sequence genome encodes these proteins:
- the LOC113399897 gene encoding inositol-trisphosphate 3-kinase homolog isoform X4 yields the protein MLTKDLCVTVAAGKDEDRWRSKNEGALFKRWKRTTSSVETTPAAPAPTTPSSQPSDLLKFLAINALELSAPASDALLKSRSSEWFQLSGHPGSLAPAGPGTVWKRRAAGDHPAHNPERDAYEALAACPHMRSAIPRFYRELEYGGEHFIELQDLLHGFRDPHVMDIKMGTRTFLEDEVSNARARSDLYEKMVRLDPNAPTEAEHVARAVTKLRYMQFREQCSSSAEQGFRIEAVKLPGQPPLTDLQKVKEPKQLTAAVARFFGNDERARRAIATRLREIRSLFEKSDFFRTHEIVGSSIFIIYDDERVGAWLIDFAKTRRVPNEIKVTHREPWQQGNHEEGFLYGLDRLINTIETARLSEAMTEPDVSR from the exons GTTGCTGCTGGTAAAGATGAGGATCGTTGGCGTAGTAAGAACGAAGGAGCTTTGTTCAAGCGCTGGAAGCGCACTACGTCTTCTGTGGAGACCACTCCTGCCGCTCCTGCACCAACCACCCCTTCGTCACAACCTTCTGATTTGCTCAAATTCTTAGctatt AATGCATTAGAGCTTTCAGCGCCAGCATCTGATGCTCTGCTTAAGTCGCGATCATCGGAATGGTTCCAGTTGTCCGGACACCCAGGCTCCTTGGCACCCGCTGGTCCTGGTACGGTTTGGAAGCGAAGGGCAGCTGGCGATCACCCCGCACACAACCCTGAGCGCGACGCTTATGAAGCACTAGCGGCATGTCCACATATGCGCTCTGCTATTCCTCGCTTCtacagagaactagaatatggCGGCGAACATTTTATTGAGTTACAAGATCTTCTCCATGGTTTCCGCGACCCTCATGTAATGGATATCAAAATGGGCACTCGTACATTCTTAGAAGACGAAGTCAGTAACGCCCGTGCTAGATCAGACCTATATGAGAAAATGGTTCGCCTAGATCCTAATGCACCCACCGAAGCTGAACACGTCGCACGCGCAGTCACTAAGTTACGTTACATGCAATTCCGTGAACAATGTTCATCGTCCGCGGAACAAGGATTTCGTATTGAAGCCGTGAAACTCCCTGGCCAACCACCACTCACAGATCTCCAAAAAGTAAAAGAACCAAAGCAACTAACTGCTGCAGTCGCTCGTTTCTTTGGCAACGATGAACGAGCTCGTCGCGCAATAGCTACTCGTCTTCGTGAGATTAGAAGTCTGTTTGAAAAGTCTGACTTCTTTCGAACTCATGAAATTGTTGGTAGcagcatttttattatttacgacgACGAGCGAGTTGGCGCATGGCTTATCGATTTCGCCAAGACTCGACGTGtaccaaatgaaataaaagttacCCATAGGGAGCCCTGGCAACAGGGCAATCATGAAGAAGGTTTCTTATATGGATTAGATAGGCTAATAAATACGATAGAAACAGCGAGACTTTCTGAAGCAATGACAGAACCGGATGTGTCACGTTGA
- the LOC113399892 gene encoding 7SK snRNA methylphosphate capping enzyme bin3-like, translating into MGSSEENVITGENKSECEIVENDAGDISENDNTDITEQSLNMSASSSVPPSDANSSKEVDNSAAGSSKKTKKKFRHGKKGHVPSKDNQERCTVRRLHHSGTKFKQSKKRAQSFPSISKFFLPYKRPRKEAFIPPTKFLLGGNISDPLNLNSLQDEDVNRAMNAVTPESSPLPTPPRHKAKIDVIIPPNIRDPLNLMEPLDNEEYEKRLEMQQRKPRKKPRIRRRTTETTIPTVEVVTEKEEGIKEPLPPEPSTSASISKSRKRSCSESENSLLKGKDSKKLRRMDSLDKIVSPVVPQPGAWMRARPQQRAGTQERTASPHRTKLKSVSEEEQKMPTFHPKNSRYQYGNYDRYYGYRNLNAMMDIRLQVFEMHRHLFQNKDVLDIGCNVGHISIAVARTLGAKSVVGMDIDPVLIGRARKNLRSFIPVPSEQPKTEDDKKTEGDEKKIDCDKCEEKKCEDCISTDPKHDKEDDPKKTLTGRKLRKPRKNRKSIHKQDHGQCFFPMSMSMMFGPLGDPKAEDSMPGFPYNVTFKQGNYVPREDVAIGSGMESPQFDLILCLSTTKWLHLNWGDSGLKRAFRRMFADLRPGGKLVLEAQNWASYKKKKRLTPTIYENFNSIELFPNKFREYLLSPEVGFSKCCILGVPQHASKGFRRPIQLYIKGDFTPSKARWSDAYAPSSHHRPEAEPPRRTVYAPVAPAYRPSDDAPSCGAVTPYSPNLDCYADDSPFYNPRSDSYAPSYQPQRPTVYATLPSPLGSASPAASPAASPAPHASPAPDPLSARGFPTHDD; encoded by the exons atgggtAGCTCAGAAGAAAATGTTATTACTGGTGAAAATAAAAGTGAGTGTGAAATCGTCGAAAATGACGCCGGTGATATTTCGGAAAATGATAACACAGACATTACGGAACAATCCCTAAATATGAGTGCATCATCAAGTGTACCTCCAAGCGATGCTAATTCTTCAAAGGAGGTCGATAATTCTGCTGCTGGAAGCTCAAAGAAAACGAAAAAGAAATTCAGACACGGTAAAAAAGGTCACGTTCCTTCTAAGGACAATCAGGAAAGATGTACCGTTCGAAGGCTACATCATTCTGgcacaaaatttaaacaaagtaaGAAACGAGCACAAAGTTTTCCTTCTATATCAAAATTCTTTCTACCTTATAAAAGGCCGCGCAAGGAAGCTTTTATTCCTCCTACTAAATTTCTCCTTGGTGGTAACATATCTGATCCTCTAAATCTTAATAGCCTGCAAGATGAAGATGTGAATAGAGCAATGAATGCTGTTACACCAGAATCTTCACCTCTTCCAACACCACCAAGGCATAAGGCTAAGATAGATGTTATTATACCACCTAATATTAGAGATCCTCTTAATCTAATGGAACCCTTAGATAATGAAGAATATGAGAAAAGACTAGAAATGCAGCAACGGAAGCCACGTAAGAAACCACGAATAAGACGTCGTACAACTGAGACAACCATACCCACAGTAGAAGTTGTAACAGAAAAAGAAGAAGGCATTAAAGAGCCACTGCCACCTGAACCATCTACATCTGCATCTATTTCAAAATCACGTAAGAGATCATGCAGTGAAAGTGAAAATAGCTTACTGAAGGGTAAAGATAGCAAAAAGTTGCGACGGATGGACTCATTGGATAAAATTGTTAGTCCTGTAGTTCCACAGCCTGGTGCTTGGATGCGGGCTCGTCCACAACAGAGAGCAGGTACACAAGAACGAACAGCTTCACCACACAGAACTAAGCTAAAAAGTGTATCAGAAGAAGAACAAAAGATGCCAACATTTCATCCAAAAAATTCAAGATATCAATATGGAAATTATGATAG GTATTATGGATATCGTAACTTGAATGCCATGATGGATATAAGGCTGCAAGTGTTTGAAATGCATCGGCATCTATTTCAGAACAAGGATGTTCTAGACATTGGATGCAATGTAGGGCATATCTCTATAGCGGTAGCACGCACACTTGGTGCTAAATCAGTTGTTGGAATGGATATCGACCCAGTTCTTATTG GGAGAGCAAGAAAAAACCTAAGATCTTTTATACCAGTTCCATCAGAACAACCAAAGACAGAGGATGATAAGAAAACTGAAGGAGATGAAAAAAAGATTGATTGTGATAAAtgtgaagaaaaaaaatgtgaagATTGTATTTCTACAGATCCGAAACATGATAAGGAGGATGATCCTAAGAAGACATTAACCGGGAGAAAATTACGAAAACCGAGAAAGAATAGAAAGTCAATTCATAAACAGGATCATGGGCAATGCTTCTTCCCTATGTCAATGTCCATGATGTTTGGTCCACTTGGTGATCCAAAGGCTGAAGATTCAATGCCTGGGTTTCCCTATAATGTCACATTTAAACAG GGTAACTATGTACCTCGTGAGGATGTAGCAATAGGATCTGGAATGGAGAGCCCACAGTTTGACTTGATCCTATGCCTATCTACCACAAAATGGCTTCACCTCAACTGGGGTGACTCAGGCCTAAAACGTGCGTTTCGAAGAATGTTTGCTGATCTTCGTCCTGGAGGAAAACTCGTGTTAGAAGCCCAGAACTGGGCTAGCTATAAGAAGAAGAAGCGCCTAACA ccaactatttatgaaaatttcaattcaatagaGCTTTTTCCTAACAAATTTCGAGAATATCTCCTATCGCCGGAAGTCGGATTCAGCAAATGTTGCATTTTGGGAGTACCACAACACGCAAGTAAAGGTTTCCGGAGGCCTATACAACTATACATCAAGGGTGACTTCACCCCGAGCAAAGCGCGGTGGTCGGACGCGTACGCACCGTCGTCGCACCACCGGCCCGAGGCGGAGCCGCCGCGCCGGACGGTGTACGCGCCGGTCGCGCCCGCCTACCGGCCCAGCGACGACGCGCCGTCCTGCGGGGCCGTGACGCCCTACTCGCCGAACTTGGACTGCTACGCCGACGACTCCCCGTTCTACAACCCGCGCAGCGACTCATACGCGCCGTCGTACCAGCCGCAGCGGCCGACGGTGTACGCCACGCTGCCGTCGCCGCTGGGTAGCGCGTCGCCCGCCGCGTCGCCGGCCGCGTCCCCCGCGCCGCACGCGTCGCCCGCGCCCGACCCGCTGTCGGCGCGCGGCTTTCCGACGCATGACGACTGA
- the LOC113399897 gene encoding inositol-trisphosphate 3-kinase homolog isoform X3, protein MTVSSKMNSVSRQSVLSRLGPGGLLYAANKILAVAAGKDEDRWRSKNEGALFKRWKRTTSSVETTPAAPAPTTPSSQPSDLLKFLAINALELSAPASDALLKSRSSEWFQLSGHPGSLAPAGPGTVWKRRAAGDHPAHNPERDAYEALAACPHMRSAIPRFYRELEYGGEHFIELQDLLHGFRDPHVMDIKMGTRTFLEDEVSNARARSDLYEKMVRLDPNAPTEAEHVARAVTKLRYMQFREQCSSSAEQGFRIEAVKLPGQPPLTDLQKVKEPKQLTAAVARFFGNDERARRAIATRLREIRSLFEKSDFFRTHEIVGSSIFIIYDDERVGAWLIDFAKTRRVPNEIKVTHREPWQQGNHEEGFLYGLDRLINTIETARLSEAMTEPDVSR, encoded by the exons ATGACCGTTTCCAGCAAGATGAACAGTGTTTCCCGCCAGTCGGTGCTGAGCCGGCTCGGCCCTGGCGGGCTACTCTATGCCGCAAATAAAATCTTAGCG GTTGCTGCTGGTAAAGATGAGGATCGTTGGCGTAGTAAGAACGAAGGAGCTTTGTTCAAGCGCTGGAAGCGCACTACGTCTTCTGTGGAGACCACTCCTGCCGCTCCTGCACCAACCACCCCTTCGTCACAACCTTCTGATTTGCTCAAATTCTTAGctatt AATGCATTAGAGCTTTCAGCGCCAGCATCTGATGCTCTGCTTAAGTCGCGATCATCGGAATGGTTCCAGTTGTCCGGACACCCAGGCTCCTTGGCACCCGCTGGTCCTGGTACGGTTTGGAAGCGAAGGGCAGCTGGCGATCACCCCGCACACAACCCTGAGCGCGACGCTTATGAAGCACTAGCGGCATGTCCACATATGCGCTCTGCTATTCCTCGCTTCtacagagaactagaatatggCGGCGAACATTTTATTGAGTTACAAGATCTTCTCCATGGTTTCCGCGACCCTCATGTAATGGATATCAAAATGGGCACTCGTACATTCTTAGAAGACGAAGTCAGTAACGCCCGTGCTAGATCAGACCTATATGAGAAAATGGTTCGCCTAGATCCTAATGCACCCACCGAAGCTGAACACGTCGCACGCGCAGTCACTAAGTTACGTTACATGCAATTCCGTGAACAATGTTCATCGTCCGCGGAACAAGGATTTCGTATTGAAGCCGTGAAACTCCCTGGCCAACCACCACTCACAGATCTCCAAAAAGTAAAAGAACCAAAGCAACTAACTGCTGCAGTCGCTCGTTTCTTTGGCAACGATGAACGAGCTCGTCGCGCAATAGCTACTCGTCTTCGTGAGATTAGAAGTCTGTTTGAAAAGTCTGACTTCTTTCGAACTCATGAAATTGTTGGTAGcagcatttttattatttacgacgACGAGCGAGTTGGCGCATGGCTTATCGATTTCGCCAAGACTCGACGTGtaccaaatgaaataaaagttacCCATAGGGAGCCCTGGCAACAGGGCAATCATGAAGAAGGTTTCTTATATGGATTAGATAGGCTAATAAATACGATAGAAACAGCGAGACTTTCTGAAGCAATGACAGAACCGGATGTGTCACGTTGA
- the LOC113400043 gene encoding protein claret segregational translates to MSRIPKFPSTATKENKPTFINGRNTTRTLGIGLSDADKKSLLLNHTKPMRSTTSATVAAPRLKRSATAPSSATVPNKTAKVEKKTTTVAPRIAPYDYKARFNDLVEKHKAMKSELNDLRDKHLEVSDEYEKVKETVEGSITERDTLKDKLLNTLKDLRQKSSEYESLKLDYEIQKRENEELNNKSKLLDDVTKSLKLKIMEFDKLKTEFDDLTRRHKSLNEETEALRVLTDHLKKISVEYDKLQLDYKDAVSTITKNKTDSEALQNILATMYRDQRVLRNTVQDLKGNIRVYCRVRPPLESEASKPLYNLNVLDACSIEVEKIELLNSARKGKSQHSFSFDGIFTPHSSQEDVFAEVSPMVQSALDGYNVCIFAYGQTGSGKTYTMEGGCGVEQYGIIPRAINMIFTCMEDLKRMGWELTIKASFLEIYNEIIYDLLNSSKEQESHDIKMVNSKGTDLYVSNLKEEEVKSSHDFIRLLIFAQRNRQTAATLNNERSSRSHSVAQIKIAAINEKRKEKFTSNLNLVDLAGSESGKTTQRMDETKHINRSLSELSKVILSLQTNQSHIPYRNSKLTHLLMPSLGGNSKTLMLVNVNQFDESFNETLNSLRFATKVNSCRTVKAKKNITMVDSL, encoded by the coding sequence aTGTCTCGCATTCCGAAATTTCCTTCTACTGCTACAAAAGAGAATAAACCCACATTTATAAATGGTCGTAATACAACGCGAACATTAGGCATTGGGCTCAGTGACGCTGATAAAAAAAGCTTACTATTAAATCATACAAAACCAATGCGAAGTACAACATCCGCCACTGTAGCTGCGCCCCGGCTTAAAAGATCAGCTACAGCACCTTCCTCCGCTACGGTACCTAATAAAACAGCTAAAGTCGAAAAAAAGACGACTACTGTAGCACCTAGGATTGCTCCTTATGATTACAAAGCTAGATTCAATGACTTGGTGGAAAAACATAAAGCCATGAAAAGTGAATTGAATGATTTAAGGGACAAACATTTGGAAGTATCAGACGAATATGAAAAAGTTAAAGAAACAGTTGAAGGAAGTATTACTGAAAGAGATACATTGaaggataaattattaaacactcTCAAAGACTTGAGACAGAAGTCTAGTGAATATGAAAGCCTAAAGCTGGATTATGAAATACAGAAACGAGAGAATgaggaattaaataataaaagtaaactttTAGATGACGTAACTAAAAGcttgaagttaaaaataatggaaTTTGATAAACTTAAAACAGAATTTGATGATTTGACTCGACGTCATAAAAGTCTTAATGAAGAAACTGAGGCTTTAAGGGTTTTGACTGATCACCTTAAGAAAATATCTGTAGAATATGACAAATTGCAATTAGATTATAAGGATGCAGTTtctacaataacaaaaaataaaacagactcTGAGgctttgcaaaatattttagctACTATGTATAGAGATCAAAGAGTTTTACGTAACACAGTGCAAGATTTAAAAGGTAATATTAGGGTCTACTGTAGAGTACGACCTCCACTTGAGTCGGAAGCATCCAAGCCTTTGTACAATCTTAATGTCCTTGATGCATGTTCTATAGAAGTTGAAAAGATTGAACTTCTGAATTCTGCAAGAAAAGGAAAATCACAACATTCTTTCTCATTTGATGGGATATTCACACCACACTCCTCTCAAGAGGATGTCTTTGCTGAAGTGTCTCCAATGGTACAATCTGCACTGGATGGTTATAATGTGTGTATTTTTGCATATGGTCAAACTGGCTCTGGAAAAACTTATACCATGGAAGGTGGTTGTGGAGTTGAACAGTATGGTATTATACCACGagcaataaatatgatattcacATGTATGGAAGATCTTAAAAGAATGGGATGGGAATTGACAATTAAAGCATCctttttagaaatttacaatgaaataatttatgatttgttAAACTCAAGTAAGGAACAAGAAAGTCATGACATAAAGATGGTTAACTCGAAAGGCACAGATTTGTATGTATCCAACTTGAAAGAAGAAGAAGTAAAGAGCTCTCATGATTTCATCAGATTGTTGATATTTGCTCAACGTAACAGACAAACTGCGGCTACATTGAACAACGAGAGGAGCTCCAGATCTCATTCAGTTGCACAAATTAAAATAGCAGCTATTAATGAAAAGCGTAAGGAAAAATTTactagtaatttaaatttggtgGACTTAGCTGGATCTGAGAGTGGGAAAACCACTCAAAGAATGGatgaaacaaaacatattaacaGATCACTTTCAGAACTTTCAAAGGTGATATTATCTCTACAGACTAATCAGTCCCATATCCCATACAGAAATTCTAAGCTTACACATTTATTAATGCCAAGCCTAGGTGGCAATTCAAAAACTCTTATGTTGGTTAATGTTAATCAATTTGATGAAAGTTTCAATGAGACTCTTAACTCCTTAAGATTTGCCACAAAAGTTAACAGCTGCCGAACTGTAAAAGCcaagaaaaatataacaatggttgactcattataa